A genomic region of Pseudomonas migulae contains the following coding sequences:
- a CDS encoding nitrite/sulfite reductase, whose amino-acid sequence MYVYDEYDQRIIEDRVKQFRDQTRRYLAGELSEEEFRPLRLQNGLYIQRFAPMLRVAVPYGQLTSRQTRMMAKIARDYDKGYAHISTRQNVQFNWPALEDIPDILAELATVQMHAIQTSGNCLRNVTTDQFAGVAADELVDPRPWCEIVRQWTTFHPEFAYLPRKFKIAINGSTSDRAAIEVHDIGLEPVQNAAGELGFRVLVGGGLGRTPVVGAFINEFLPWQDLLSYLDAILRVYNRYGRRDNKYKARIKILVKALTPEVFAQKVDAEMEHLRGGQTTLTEAEVHRVAKHFVDPDYKALDNQTAELAELDKQHPGFARWRTRNTLAHKKPGYVAVTLSLKPTGVAPGDITDKQLDAVADLADRYSFGQLRTSHEQNIILADVEQTQLFAMWGELREQGFATPNIGLLTDIICCPGGDFCSLANAKSIPIAESIQRRFDDLDYLFDIGELDLNISGCMNACGHHHVGHIGILGVDKKGEEFYQVSLGGSASRDASLGKILGPSFAQEAMPDVIEKLIDVYIEQRTEDERFIDTYQRIGIDLFKERVYAANH is encoded by the coding sequence ATGTACGTATACGACGAGTACGATCAGCGGATCATCGAGGACCGCGTCAAGCAGTTCCGTGATCAGACCCGACGCTATCTGGCAGGCGAGCTGAGCGAAGAAGAATTCCGCCCTCTGCGCTTGCAGAACGGGCTTTATATCCAGCGCTTCGCGCCGATGTTGCGGGTGGCGGTGCCTTACGGCCAGCTGACTTCGCGCCAGACGCGAATGATGGCCAAGATCGCCCGCGACTACGACAAGGGCTATGCCCACATCAGTACCCGCCAGAACGTGCAGTTCAACTGGCCGGCGCTGGAAGACATCCCGGACATCCTCGCAGAGCTGGCCACCGTGCAGATGCACGCGATCCAGACCAGCGGCAACTGCCTGCGCAACGTCACCACCGACCAGTTCGCCGGTGTCGCTGCCGACGAGTTGGTCGACCCGCGCCCATGGTGCGAGATTGTCCGCCAATGGACGACCTTCCACCCGGAATTCGCTTACCTGCCACGTAAATTCAAGATCGCCATCAACGGTTCGACTTCCGACCGTGCGGCCATCGAAGTCCACGACATCGGCCTTGAGCCGGTGCAGAACGCCGCAGGCGAACTGGGCTTCCGTGTGCTGGTCGGCGGTGGCCTGGGCCGTACCCCGGTGGTTGGCGCGTTCATCAACGAATTCCTGCCGTGGCAAGACCTGTTGAGCTACCTCGACGCCATCCTGCGTGTCTACAACCGCTATGGCCGTCGTGACAACAAGTACAAGGCGCGGATCAAGATTCTGGTCAAGGCCCTGACGCCTGAAGTCTTTGCGCAGAAAGTCGACGCGGAAATGGAACACCTTCGCGGTGGCCAGACCACGCTGACCGAGGCCGAAGTGCATCGCGTCGCCAAACACTTCGTCGACCCGGACTACAAGGCACTGGACAACCAGACTGCCGAGCTGGCCGAACTCGACAAGCAACACCCCGGCTTCGCTCGCTGGCGTACCCGCAATACCCTGGCGCACAAGAAGCCGGGTTATGTCGCCGTGACCCTGTCCCTGAAGCCGACCGGCGTTGCACCGGGCGACATCACCGACAAGCAGCTCGACGCCGTGGCCGACCTGGCCGATCGTTACAGCTTCGGTCAACTGCGCACCTCCCACGAGCAGAACATCATTCTGGCCGACGTCGAGCAGACTCAGTTGTTCGCCATGTGGGGCGAATTGCGCGAGCAAGGTTTCGCCACGCCGAACATCGGCTTGCTGACCGACATCATCTGCTGCCCTGGCGGTGATTTCTGCTCGCTGGCCAACGCCAAGTCGATCCCGATCGCCGAGTCGATCCAGCGCCGCTTCGATGACCTGGACTACCTGTTCGACATCGGTGAACTGGACCTGAACATCTCCGGCTGCATGAACGCCTGTGGTCACCACCACGTCGGCCACATCGGCATCCTCGGGGTGGACAAGAAAGGCGAAGAGTTCTACCAGGTATCCCTTGGCGGCAGCGCCAGTCGCGATGCGAGCCTGGGCAAGATCCTCGGCCCGTCCTTTGCCCAGGAAGCCATGCCTGACGTGATCGAAAAGCTGATCGACGTGTACATCGAACAACGTACCGAAGACGAGCGCTTCATCGACACCTATCAACGTATTGGCATCGACCTCTTCAAGGAACGCGTCTATGCAGCGAATCATTAA
- a CDS encoding DUF934 domain-containing protein, whose protein sequence is MQRIIKNNEVVDETWHLLPKDFNIDEISNCDDLIVPLQLWREHSRMLKARDGGLGVWLDADEEAEEIGEDVASFQVIALNFPAFTDGRNYSNARLLRDRYGFKGELRAIGDVLRDQLFYMHRCGFDAFAIRADKDPYEALEGLKDFSVTYQAATDEPLPLFRRR, encoded by the coding sequence ATGCAGCGAATCATTAAGAACAACGAAGTCGTCGACGAAACCTGGCACCTGTTGCCCAAGGATTTCAACATCGACGAAATCAGCAACTGCGACGACCTGATCGTCCCGTTGCAGCTGTGGCGCGAACACAGCCGCATGCTCAAGGCCCGCGATGGCGGCCTGGGCGTGTGGCTGGACGCCGATGAAGAAGCTGAAGAAATCGGCGAAGACGTAGCCAGTTTCCAGGTCATCGCCCTGAACTTCCCGGCCTTCACCGACGGTCGTAACTATTCCAACGCCCGCCTGCTGCGTGACCGTTATGGTTTCAAAGGCGAACTGCGGGCGATTGGCGATGTGTTGCGCGACCAGCTGTTTTATATGCACCGCTGCGGTTTCGACGCGTTTGCCATTCGCGCCGACAAAGACCCGTACGAAGCCCTGGAAGGTCTCAAAGACTTCTCGGTGACCTATCAGGCCGCCACCGACGAACCGCTGCCGCTGTTCCGTCGCCGTTGA
- a CDS encoding fatty acid cis/trans isomerase — protein sequence MSYRVIISSALLVLSWGAVAQDPAISAAISYSRDIQPIFTEKCVACHACNDAACQLNLGSGEGAARGASKVPVYDGERSQAAAPTRLFYDAFGKHGWQQKGFYSVLDARGSQAALMARMLELGHKTPLTPNAKLPEDIVLGLNRENLCAMPAEFDGYASVHPKEGMPLAVTGLTDQQYQTLQRWLASGAPIDEQGLVPSAKEALQVVQWESLLNSPGARQSLVGRWLFEHWFLAHLYFKEGEPGHFFQWVRSRTPTGQPIDLINTRRPNDDPGTQVYYRLWPVQGVIVQKTHITYPLSAAKMARIKSLFYNGNWQVNALPGYGPERRANPFTTFEAIPAQARYQFMLDNAEYFVRTFIRGPVCRGQIATDVIRDHFWALFQAPEHDLYITDPNYRGQATPLLAMPGQNDDVGSVLGLWRDYRDKRNEYEALRRDNYADVPAPSWSTLWAGNDNALLTIFRHFDSASVNKGLIGDVPQTMWLFDFPLLERTYYQLAVNFDVFGNVSHQAQTRLYFDLIRNGAEQNFLRLMPADSRDGYLDDWYQNGGKFKMWLDYEAIDNDKPTALKLDEKDPKRDFAMQLLSRYGELNAKPDPINRCDGAYCSRPNIDPDLQGAEQALSRLASRPAAGLKVIDQLPEATMLRIEAKSGKREVYSLLRNRAHSNVAFLLGESLRYQPGLDTLTIFPGVLSSYPNFMFNIPAGQVPAFVEAMENAKDANRFEKIVERWGIRRSHPQFWFYFHDLSQYVHETDPVEEGVLDMNRYENL from the coding sequence ATGTCGTATCGCGTCATCATCAGCAGTGCATTGCTGGTTTTAAGCTGGGGCGCGGTGGCGCAGGATCCGGCGATTTCTGCTGCCATTTCCTACAGCCGCGACATCCAGCCGATCTTCACTGAAAAGTGCGTGGCCTGCCATGCCTGCAATGACGCCGCCTGTCAGCTGAATCTGGGCAGCGGCGAGGGGGCTGCGCGCGGCGCGTCGAAAGTCCCGGTCTACGATGGTGAACGCAGTCAGGCCGCGGCGCCGACCCGATTGTTTTATGACGCTTTCGGCAAGCACGGGTGGCAGCAAAAGGGCTTTTACTCAGTGCTGGACGCCCGGGGCAGCCAGGCCGCGTTGATGGCGCGGATGCTGGAACTGGGGCACAAAACACCGCTGACGCCCAACGCCAAGTTGCCGGAAGACATCGTCCTGGGCCTGAACCGGGAAAACCTGTGCGCGATGCCGGCCGAGTTCGACGGTTACGCCAGCGTTCATCCGAAGGAAGGTATGCCGCTGGCGGTCACTGGCCTGACCGACCAGCAGTATCAGACGCTGCAACGCTGGCTGGCCTCGGGCGCGCCCATCGATGAGCAGGGCCTGGTGCCGTCCGCGAAAGAAGCGTTGCAAGTGGTGCAATGGGAAAGCCTGCTCAACTCGCCGGGTGCCCGCCAGAGCCTGGTGGGACGCTGGTTGTTCGAACACTGGTTCCTCGCCCACCTTTACTTCAAGGAGGGCGAGCCGGGGCATTTCTTTCAGTGGGTGCGTTCGCGCACGCCGACCGGCCAGCCGATTGACCTGATCAACACGCGCCGCCCGAATGACGATCCGGGCACGCAGGTGTATTACCGCTTGTGGCCGGTGCAGGGGGTGATCGTGCAGAAGACCCACATCACCTATCCGCTGAGTGCGGCAAAGATGGCGCGGATCAAAAGCCTGTTCTACAACGGCAACTGGCAGGTCAACGCGTTGCCGGGTTACGGGCCGGAACGCCGGGCCAATCCGTTCACCACGTTCGAGGCGATCCCGGCGCAGGCGCGTTATCAGTTCATGCTCGATAATGCCGAGTACTTCGTGCGCACGTTTATCCGCGGGCCGGTGTGTCGCGGCCAGATCGCCACCGACGTGATTCGCGATCACTTCTGGGCGTTGTTCCAGGCGCCGGAACACGATCTCTACATCACCGACCCGAACTACCGCGGGCAGGCCACGCCATTGCTGGCGATGCCGGGGCAGAACGACGACGTCGGCAGCGTGTTGGGCCTGTGGCGTGACTACCGCGACAAGCGCAACGAGTACGAGGCGCTGCGTCGCGACAACTATGCCGATGTGCCGGCGCCGAGCTGGTCGACTTTGTGGGCCGGTAACGACAATGCGCTGTTGACCATTTTCCGCCATTTCGACAGCGCCTCGGTGAACAAAGGCCTGATCGGTGACGTGCCACAAACGATGTGGCTGTTCGATTTTCCACTGCTGGAGCGCACGTATTATCAGTTGGCAGTCAACTTCGACGTGTTCGGCAACGTGTCCCATCAAGCGCAGACGCGCCTGTACTTCGACCTGATCCGCAACGGTGCCGAGCAGAATTTCCTGCGGCTGATGCCTGCCGATTCGCGGGACGGCTACCTCGACGACTGGTACCAGAACGGCGGCAAATTCAAGATGTGGCTGGACTATGAAGCCATAGACAACGACAAGCCGACGGCGCTGAAACTCGACGAGAAAGACCCGAAACGCGACTTTGCGATGCAGCTGTTGTCGCGTTACGGTGAGCTCAACGCCAAGCCCGATCCGATCAACCGCTGCGACGGTGCTTATTGCTCGCGACCGAACATTGACCCGGATTTACAGGGCGCCGAACAGGCCTTGAGTCGCCTGGCGTCGCGTCCGGCAGCGGGTCTCAAGGTCATCGATCAACTGCCGGAAGCGACGATGCTGCGTATTGAGGCCAAGAGCGGCAAGCGCGAGGTCTACAGCCTGCTGCGCAACCGCGCGCACAGTAACGTGGCGTTCCTGTTGGGCGAATCGCTGCGCTATCAACCGGGGCTCGACACACTCACCATTTTCCCCGGCGTACTCAGCAGTTACCCGAACTTCATGTTCAACATTCCCGCCGGGCAAGTGCCAGCGTTTGTGGAGGCGATGGAAAACGCCAAGGACGCCAACCGTTTCGAGAAAATCGTCGAACGCTGGGGGATTCGCCGTAGCCATCCGCAGTTCTGGTTCTACTTCCATGACCTGAGCCAATACGTCCACGAAACCGACCCGGTGGAAGAGGGCGTGCTGGACATGAACCGGTACGAGAATCTTTGA
- the metH gene encoding methionine synthase, with protein sequence MSDRSVRLQALKHALKERILILDGGMGTMIQSYKLEEQDYRGKRFADWPSDVKGNNDLLVLTRPDVIGGIEKAYLDAGADILETNTFNATRISMADYGMEELAYELNVEGARLARKIADAKTLENPDKPRFVAGVLGPTSRTCSLSPDVNNPGYRNVTFDELVENYTEATKGLIEGGADLILIETIFDTLNAKAAIFAVQGVYEELGVELPIMISGTITDASGRTLSGQTTEAFWNSVAHAKPISVGLNCALGASELRPYLEELSNKAGTHVSAHPNAGLPNEFGEYDELPSQTAKVIEEFAQSGFLNIVGGCCGTTPGHIEAIAKAVAGYAPREIPDIPKACRLSGLEPFTIDRSSLFVNVGERTNITGSAKFARLIREDNYTEALEVALQQVEAGAQIIDINMDEGMLDSKKAMVTFLNLIAGEPDISRVPIMIDSSKWEVIEAGLKCIQGKGIVNSISMKEGVEQFIHHAKLCKRYGAAVVVMAFDEAGQADTEARKKEICKRSYDILVNEVGFPPEDIIFDPNIFAVATGIEEHNNYAVDFINACAYIRDELPYALTSGGVSNVSFSFRGNNPVREAIHSVFLLYAIRNGLTMGIVNAGQLEIYDQIPVELRDAVEDVILNRTPEGTDALLAIADKYKGDGSVKEAETEEWRGWPVNKRLEHALVKGITTHIVEDTEESRQSFARPIEVIEGPLMSGMNIVGDLFGAGKMFLPQVVKSARVMKQAVAHLIPFIELEKGDKPEAKGKILMATVKGDVHDIGKNIVGVVLGCNGYDIVDLGVMVPAEKILQVAKEQKCDIIGLSGLITPSLDEMVHVAREMQRQDFHLPLMIGGATTSKAHTAVKIEPKYSNDAVIYVTDASRAVGVATQLLSKELKPAFVEKTRLEYIDVRERTANRSARTERLSYPAAIAKKPQFDWSTYAPVKPTFTGARVLDNIDLKVLAEYIDWTPFFISWDLAGKFPRILQDEVVGEAATALYADAQEMLAKLIDEKLISARAVFGFWPANQVRDDDIEVYGDDGKPLAKLHHLRQQIIKTDGKPNFSLADFVAPKDSEIIDYVGGFITTAGIGAEEVAKAYQDAGDDYNSIMVKALADRLAEACAEWLHQQVRKEHWGYAKDETLDNEALIKEQYTGIRPAPGYPACPDHTEKSTLFALLDPEASEMKAGRSGVFLTEHYAMFPAAAVSGWYFAHPQAQYFAVGKVDKDQVQSYTSRKGQELSVTERWLAPNLGYDN encoded by the coding sequence ATGTCCGATCGCAGTGTTCGCCTTCAAGCCCTCAAGCACGCCCTCAAAGAGCGCATTCTGATTCTCGATGGCGGCATGGGCACGATGATCCAGAGCTACAAGCTCGAGGAGCAGGATTACCGTGGCAAACGCTTTGCCGACTGGCCGAGCGATGTCAAAGGCAACAACGACCTGTTGGTGCTGACGCGCCCGGACGTGATCGGTGGCATCGAAAAAGCCTACCTGGATGCCGGCGCCGACATTCTGGAAACCAACACCTTCAACGCCACCCGGATTTCCATGGCCGACTACGGCATGGAAGAACTGGCCTACGAATTGAACGTAGAAGGCGCTCGCCTGGCGCGCAAGATCGCCGATGCGAAAACCCTCGAGAACCCGGACAAGCCGCGCTTCGTCGCCGGCGTGCTCGGCCCGACCAGCCGTACCTGCTCGCTGTCGCCGGACGTGAACAACCCCGGCTACCGCAACGTGACCTTCGATGAACTGGTGGAGAACTACACCGAGGCCACCAAAGGCCTGATCGAAGGCGGCGCCGACCTGATCCTGATCGAAACCATTTTCGACACCCTCAACGCCAAAGCCGCGATCTTCGCCGTGCAAGGGGTTTACGAAGAGCTGGGCGTCGAACTGCCGATCATGATCTCCGGCACCATCACCGACGCGTCCGGCCGCACCCTGTCGGGCCAGACCACCGAAGCCTTCTGGAACTCCGTGGCCCACGCCAAGCCGATTTCCGTCGGTCTGAACTGCGCCCTCGGCGCCAGTGAACTGCGCCCGTACCTCGAAGAGCTGTCGAACAAGGCCGGCACCCACGTCTCCGCGCACCCGAACGCCGGCCTGCCGAACGAATTCGGCGAGTACGACGAACTGCCGTCGCAAACCGCCAAAGTCATCGAAGAATTCGCCCAAAGCGGCTTCCTCAACATCGTCGGCGGCTGCTGCGGCACCACGCCGGGCCACATCGAAGCCATCGCCAAAGCCGTGGCCGGTTATGCACCGCGTGAAATCCCGGACATTCCGAAGGCCTGCCGCCTCTCGGGCCTGGAGCCGTTCACCATCGATCGCAGCTCGTTGTTCGTCAACGTCGGCGAGCGTACCAATATCACCGGCTCGGCCAAATTCGCCCGCCTGATCCGTGAAGACAACTACACCGAAGCCCTGGAAGTCGCCCTGCAGCAGGTCGAGGCCGGCGCCCAGATCATCGACATCAACATGGACGAAGGGATGCTCGATTCGAAGAAGGCGATGGTGACCTTCCTCAATCTGATTGCCGGTGAGCCGGACATCTCCCGCGTGCCGATCATGATCGACTCCTCGAAGTGGGAAGTGATCGAAGCCGGCTTGAAATGCATCCAGGGCAAGGGCATCGTCAACTCGATCAGCATGAAGGAAGGCGTCGAGCAGTTCATTCATCACGCCAAACTGTGCAAGCGCTATGGCGCCGCCGTGGTCGTCATGGCGTTCGACGAAGCCGGCCAGGCCGACACCGAAGCGCGCAAGAAAGAAATCTGCAAACGCTCCTACGACATTCTGGTCAACGAAGTCGGCTTCCCGCCGGAAGACATCATCTTCGACCCGAACATCTTCGCCGTGGCCACCGGTATCGAAGAGCACAACAACTACGCCGTCGACTTCATCAACGCCTGCGCCTACATCCGCGATGAGCTGCCGTACGCGCTGACCTCGGGCGGCGTGTCCAACGTGTCGTTCTCGTTCCGTGGCAACAACCCGGTGCGCGAGGCGATTCACTCGGTGTTCCTGCTGTATGCGATCCGCAACGGCCTGACCATGGGTATCGTCAACGCCGGCCAGCTGGAGATCTACGACCAGATCCCGGTGGAACTGCGCGACGCCGTCGAAGACGTGATCCTCAACCGCACCCCGGAAGGCACCGACGCCCTCCTCGCCATCGCCGACAAGTACAAGGGCGACGGCAGCGTCAAGGAAGCCGAGACCGAAGAGTGGCGCGGCTGGCCGGTCAACAAGCGTTTGGAACATGCGCTGGTCAAGGGCATCACCACGCACATCGTTGAAGACACCGAAGAATCCCGGCAGTCGTTCGCCCGCCCGATCGAAGTGATCGAAGGCCCGCTGATGTCCGGCATGAACATCGTCGGCGACCTGTTCGGCGCCGGCAAAATGTTCCTGCCGCAGGTGGTGAAATCCGCCCGCGTGATGAAGCAGGCCGTGGCGCACTTGATCCCGTTCATCGAACTGGAAAAAGGCGACAAGCCGGAAGCCAAGGGCAAGATCCTGATGGCGACGGTGAAGGGCGACGTGCATGACATCGGCAAGAACATCGTCGGCGTGGTGCTGGGCTGTAACGGCTACGACATTGTCGATCTCGGCGTGATGGTGCCGGCGGAGAAGATCCTGCAAGTGGCCAAGGAGCAGAAATGCGACATCATCGGCCTCTCGGGCCTGATCACGCCGTCGCTGGATGAAATGGTCCACGTCGCCCGCGAGATGCAGCGTCAGGACTTCCACCTGCCGCTGATGATCGGTGGCGCGACCACGTCCAAGGCACACACGGCGGTGAAGATCGAGCCGAAATACAGCAACGACGCGGTGATCTACGTCACCGACGCCTCCCGCGCCGTGGGCGTGGCCACACAGTTGCTGTCCAAGGAATTGAAACCGGCGTTCGTCGAGAAAACCCGCCTGGAGTACATCGATGTTCGCGAGCGCACCGCCAACCGCAGCGCCCGCACCGAGCGCCTGAGCTACCCGGCGGCCATCGCCAAGAAACCGCAGTTCGACTGGAGCACCTACGCGCCGGTCAAACCGACGTTCACCGGCGCCAGAGTGCTGGACAACATCGACCTGAAAGTCCTGGCCGAATACATCGACTGGACGCCGTTCTTCATCTCCTGGGACCTGGCCGGCAAGTTCCCGCGCATCCTCCAGGACGAAGTGGTCGGTGAAGCCGCTACCGCGCTGTACGCCGATGCCCAGGAAATGCTCGCCAAATTGATCGACGAGAAACTGATCAGCGCCCGCGCGGTGTTCGGTTTCTGGCCAGCCAATCAGGTTCGCGACGACGACATCGAAGTCTACGGCGACGATGGCAAGCCATTGGCCAAGCTGCATCACCTGCGTCAGCAGATCATCAAGACCGACGGCAAGCCGAACTTCTCCCTCGCCGATTTCGTGGCGCCAAAGGACAGTGAAATCATCGACTACGTGGGTGGCTTCATCACCACCGCCGGCATTGGCGCCGAAGAAGTGGCCAAGGCTTATCAGGACGCGGGCGACGATTACAACTCGATCATGGTCAAGGCCCTGGCCGACCGTCTGGCCGAGGCGTGCGCCGAGTGGCTGCACCAGCAAGTGCGTAAAGAGCACTGGGGTTACGCCAAGGACGAGACCCTCGACAACGAGGCGCTGATCAAAGAGCAATACACCGGCATCCGCCCTGCTCCCGGCTACCCGGCCTGCCCGGATCACACCGAGAAATCGACGCTGTTCGCCTTGCTCGATCCTGAAGCGAGCGAAATGAAGGCAGGTCGCAGCGGCGTGTTCCTCACCGAGCACTACGCGATGTTCCCGGCGGCGGCGGTCAGCGGCTGGTACTTCGCGCACCCGCAGGCGCAATACTTCGCCGTGGGCAAGGTCGACAAGGATCAGGTGCAGAGCTACACGTCACGCAAAGGTCAGGAGTTGAGCGTGACCGAGCGCTGGCTGGCGCCGAACCTGGGTTACGACAACTAA
- a CDS encoding ABC transporter substrate-binding protein: MLKFFYTFLLMLGAAYGPAARAESVLFLNPGKVDEAFWISYSQFMQAAATDLGIDLRILYSRRMPELTLAQARVALQGPDRPDYLVFVNEQYIAPQVLRLAQGSGVKLFMVNASLTANQLSLLGERPDRLGSLVPNDEEGGYLMLKELIRQHPPVAPGQVIELLAFSGLKITPSAQLREQGMMRALAEHPEVRLRQLVYSGWTRDRAYEQAKLLLRRYPKVSLVWSANDEMAFGAMQAYSETGGVPGKDALFSAVNTSTAALKAKVDGRLSVLLGGHFTLGGWALVELHDLDRGVDISQYGGRDRQIPLLQLVDKATARRMLAMGDSPDYGVDFRRLSAKGRPTSYRYPFSLQTLMR, encoded by the coding sequence ATGCTGAAGTTTTTCTACACCTTCCTGCTGATGCTGGGTGCGGCTTACGGCCCTGCTGCGCGTGCGGAGTCGGTGTTGTTCCTGAATCCGGGAAAGGTGGATGAAGCCTTCTGGATCAGCTATTCGCAATTCATGCAGGCGGCCGCTACGGACCTGGGCATCGATCTGCGGATTCTCTATTCCCGGCGCATGCCGGAGCTCACGCTGGCGCAAGCCCGCGTGGCGCTGCAAGGCCCCGATCGCCCGGACTATCTGGTCTTCGTCAACGAACAGTACATTGCCCCGCAAGTGCTGCGCCTGGCTCAGGGCAGCGGCGTAAAGCTGTTCATGGTCAACGCGTCGCTGACGGCCAATCAACTGAGCCTCCTGGGCGAGCGCCCTGATCGGCTGGGCAGCCTGGTGCCCAACGATGAGGAGGGCGGCTACCTGATGCTCAAGGAGTTGATTCGCCAGCATCCGCCCGTGGCGCCCGGTCAGGTCATCGAGTTGCTGGCGTTCTCCGGTCTGAAGATCACCCCATCGGCACAACTGCGCGAGCAAGGCATGATGCGGGCGTTGGCCGAGCATCCCGAGGTGCGTTTGCGGCAACTGGTCTACAGCGGCTGGACCCGTGATCGTGCCTATGAACAGGCGAAATTGCTGTTGCGGCGCTACCCGAAGGTGTCGCTGGTGTGGTCCGCCAATGACGAAATGGCGTTTGGCGCCATGCAGGCGTATTCAGAGACGGGCGGCGTACCGGGAAAGGACGCACTGTTCAGTGCGGTCAACACCTCGACCGCTGCGTTGAAGGCCAAAGTGGATGGACGGTTGAGCGTCCTGTTGGGCGGACATTTCACCCTGGGCGGCTGGGCCCTGGTGGAACTGCATGACCTCGATCGGGGCGTGGACATCAGCCAGTACGGTGGCCGTGATCGCCAGATTCCGCTGCTGCAACTGGTCGACAAGGCCACCGCCAGGCGAATGCTGGCCATGGGGGATTCGCCGGACTACGGCGTGGACTTCCGTCGCCTCTCGGCCAAGGGCCGCCCGACGTCCTATCGCTATCCGTTCAGCCTGCAAACCCTGATGCGCTAA
- a CDS encoding DUF2970 domain-containing protein, translating to MDDPVDNKPPTFWQMLHSVMAAAFGVQSGKNRARDFTHGKPSHFVILGILFTAVFALALYGIVQLVLVLAGV from the coding sequence ATGGACGATCCAGTCGACAACAAACCGCCCACGTTCTGGCAGATGCTGCACAGCGTCATGGCAGCGGCGTTCGGGGTGCAGAGCGGGAAGAACCGGGCCCGGGATTTCACTCACGGCAAGCCCAGTCATTTTGTCATCCTGGGGATTCTGTTCACGGCAGTGTTCGCCTTGGCGCTCTACGGCATCGTGCAACTGGTGCTGGTGCTCGCAGGGGTTTAG